In Natronocella acetinitrilica, the following proteins share a genomic window:
- the ispB gene encoding octaprenyl diphosphate synthase: MTIDEIRALVADDMQAVDQLIADRLRSDVVLINQLGAYIVNSGGKRLRPILVLLAARACGYQGREHQQLAAVVEFIHTATLLHDDVVDGSELRRGRETANQLWGNEASVLVGDFLYSRAFEMMVEVGSMDVMAVMARTTNTIAEGEVMQLLNVNDPDTTEERYMHVIYCKTAMLFEAASRLGAILAGLGEDAQQALGTYGRQLGTAFQLVDDALDYAGDTSAIGKNVGDDLAEGKPTMPLIYAMREGTPAQAQLIRTAIEEGGRAHIDEIMDAIEKTGAIKYTRALAQQAASDAVSSLETLPESPFRQAMENMARFSVERVY; this comes from the coding sequence ATGACCATAGACGAGATTCGGGCGCTGGTCGCCGACGACATGCAGGCAGTAGACCAGTTGATCGCCGATCGACTCCGCTCGGACGTGGTGCTGATCAACCAGTTGGGCGCCTATATCGTCAACAGCGGCGGCAAGCGCCTGCGACCCATCCTCGTGCTGCTGGCCGCCCGGGCTTGTGGCTACCAGGGTCGGGAACACCAACAGCTCGCCGCCGTGGTGGAATTCATTCACACCGCGACCCTGCTGCACGACGATGTGGTGGACGGCTCTGAACTGCGCCGCGGCCGGGAAACCGCCAACCAGCTCTGGGGCAACGAGGCCAGCGTGCTGGTGGGCGATTTTCTCTACTCCCGCGCCTTCGAGATGATGGTAGAAGTGGGCTCGATGGACGTGATGGCGGTGATGGCCCGCACCACAAACACCATCGCCGAAGGCGAAGTCATGCAGCTGCTCAACGTGAACGACCCGGACACCACCGAAGAGCGCTACATGCACGTTATCTACTGCAAGACGGCAATGCTGTTCGAGGCAGCATCACGTCTAGGCGCAATCCTCGCCGGGCTGGGCGAGGATGCCCAGCAGGCGCTTGGCACTTATGGTCGTCAGCTCGGCACCGCTTTCCAGCTTGTGGATGACGCGCTGGATTACGCCGGCGACACCTCCGCCATTGGCAAGAACGTGGGCGATGACCTGGCTGAAGGCAAGCCCACCATGCCCCTGATCTATGCCATGCGTGAAGGCACCCCCGCCCAGGCGCAACTCATCCGCACAGCCATCGAGGAAGGCGGCCGCGCCCACATCGACGAGATCATGGACGCTATTGAAAAGACCGGGGCCATAAAATATACTCGCGCCCTCGCTCAGCAGGCCGCTTCCGACGCCGTTTCCAGCCTGGAAACGTTGCCGGAATCGCCTTTCCGCCAAGCCATGGAAAACATGGCGCGGTTCAGTGTCGAGCGGGTGTATTGA
- the hpxZ gene encoding oxalurate catabolism protein HpxZ, which translates to MEINNPQTLAELTAAFERYEKALVGNDVAVLDELFWNSERTVRYGQGENLYGFDAIAAFRAARPSKGLDRTLQHTVITTFGPDFGTASTEFTREGVSQTGRQSQSWVRTQEGWRIVAAHVSLMQV; encoded by the coding sequence TTGGAAATCAACAACCCCCAAACCCTGGCCGAGTTGACGGCTGCCTTTGAACGCTATGAGAAAGCCCTGGTGGGTAACGACGTGGCCGTGTTGGACGAGCTGTTCTGGAACAGTGAACGCACCGTCCGCTATGGCCAGGGTGAAAACCTGTACGGTTTCGATGCCATCGCCGCGTTTCGCGCCGCGCGACCGTCGAAAGGCCTGGATCGGACGCTTCAACATACGGTAATCACGACTTTTGGTCCTGATTTCGGCACCGCATCCACCGAATTCACTCGAGAAGGCGTTAGCCAAACGGGACGTCAGAGCCAGAGTTGGGTGCGGACGCAGGAGGGTTGGCGCATTGTCGCCGCGCACGTATCGCTGATGCAGGTTTGA